A part of Solenopsis invicta isolate M01_SB chromosome 2, UNIL_Sinv_3.0, whole genome shotgun sequence genomic DNA contains:
- the LOC105196431 gene encoding dehydrodolichyl diphosphate synthase complex subunit Nus1 isoform X3 — MNALLYMLLVLAHFLYSLYLAIRSTCIVVYRWFTESWYRTAEFDVLVHTLAKTSKTPRHLVIVLGLYDESVLDCVRIIGWCITLDIPYISFFDRDGFLKKNEVNLKEEFARKRPDLVEHIIWNSHAKAPSQNRTIGSKSKINVSLLSNVDSKGKIVTLAQSLGKAISSGDLDPKEITDELITEKLQIKEMPDPDLALIYGYTYSTHGILPWHTRTTEFLMLPMYVNVSVKDFIYLLERYNKCIQRYGK, encoded by the exons ATGAACGCGCTTCTATACATGCTGTTAGTGCTTGCAC ATTTCTTATATAGCCTATATTTGGCGATTCGCAGCACGTGCATTGTGGTGTACCGGTGGTTCACAGAGTCCTGGTACAGAACGGCGGAATTCGACGTGCTCGTCCACACGCTCGCGAAAACGAGCAAGACACCTAGGCACCTGGTGATCGTACTCGGACTGTACGACGAGTCCGTCCTGGATTGTGTGCGTATAATTGGATGGTGCATTACACTTGATATACCTTACATCAGCTTCTTCGATCGTGACG GTTTCTTGAAGAAGAATGAAGTTAATCTTAAAGAGGAATTTGCGAGGAAACGGCCTGATCTAGTAGAGCATATTATTTGGAATTCACACGCAAAAGCACCTAGTCAAAATAGAACAATTG GAAGCaagtcgaaaataaatgtatCGTTACTGTCAAACGTAGACAGCAAAGGAAAAATAGTGACGTTGGCGCAGTCGCTGGGAAAAGCCATATCTTCGGGGGACCTCGACCCAAAAGAAATTACGGATGAACTAATCactgaaaaattacaaataaaagagATGCCCGATCCCGATCTCGCTTTAATATATGGTTATACTTATTCTACACATGGTATTCTACCATGGCACACGAGAACAACAGAATTTTT AATGCTGCCGATGTACGTTAATGTCTCGGTGaaagatttcatatatttattagagAGGTATAACAAATGTATACAACGGTATGGTAAATAG
- the LOC105196431 gene encoding dehydrodolichyl diphosphate synthase complex subunit Nus1 isoform X2 — protein sequence MNALLYMLLVLAHFLYSLYLAIRSTCIVVYRWFTESWYRTAEFDVLVHTLAKTSKTPRHLVIVLGLYDESVLDCVRIIGWCITLDIPYISFFDRDGFLKKNEVNLKEEFARKRPDLVEHIIWNSHAKAPSQNRTIGSKSKINVSLLSNVDSKGKIVTLAQSLGKAISSGDLDPKEITDELITEKLQIKEMPDPDLALIYGYTYSTHGILPWHTRTTEFLMLPMYVNVSVKDFIYLLERYNKCIQRYGK from the exons ATGAACGCGCTTCTATAC ATGCTGTTAGTGCTTGCACATTTCTTATATAGCCTATATTTGGCGATTCGCAGCACGTGCATTGTGGTGTACCGGTGGTTCACAGAGTCCTGGTACAGAACGGCGGAATTCGACGTGCTCGTCCACACGCTCGCGAAAACGAGCAAGACACCTAGGCACCTGGTGATCGTACTCGGACTGTACGACGAGTCCGTCCTGGATTGTGTGCGTATAATTGGATGGTGCATTACACTTGATATACCTTACATCAGCTTCTTCGATCGTGACG GTTTCTTGAAGAAGAATGAAGTTAATCTTAAAGAGGAATTTGCGAGGAAACGGCCTGATCTAGTAGAGCATATTATTTGGAATTCACACGCAAAAGCACCTAGTCAAAATAGAACAATTG GAAGCaagtcgaaaataaatgtatCGTTACTGTCAAACGTAGACAGCAAAGGAAAAATAGTGACGTTGGCGCAGTCGCTGGGAAAAGCCATATCTTCGGGGGACCTCGACCCAAAAGAAATTACGGATGAACTAATCactgaaaaattacaaataaaagagATGCCCGATCCCGATCTCGCTTTAATATATGGTTATACTTATTCTACACATGGTATTCTACCATGGCACACGAGAACAACAGAATTTTT AATGCTGCCGATGTACGTTAATGTCTCGGTGaaagatttcatatatttattagagAGGTATAACAAATGTATACAACGGTATGGTAAATAG
- the LOC120359596 gene encoding nuclear pore glycoprotein p62-like — translation MLGTNGDKIVMLNQEVERVKIESQQLDYVVGQQKELQECLVPLEKELALLRNNSIKKKVALEENITKISAILHMIFFIISAWEYNALIPSNRVCH, via the exons ATGCTTGGGACAAATGGGGACAAAATAGTAATGCTGAATCAAGAAGTTGAAAGAGTGAAAATCGAGTCGCAGCAATTGGATTATGTT GTTGGACAACAGAAAGAGTTGCAAGAATGTTTAGTACCATTAGAAAAGGAGCTAGCATTATTAAGAAACAATAGCATCAAGAAAAAAGTAGCATTGGAAGAAAACATCACAAAAATTAGTGCCATCCTTCACATGATTTTCTTCATAATCTCAGCGTGGGAATACAACGCCCTGATCCCGAGCAACCGGGTATGCCATTAA
- the LOC105196431 gene encoding dehydrodolichyl diphosphate synthase complex subunit Nus1 isoform X1, translating to MNALLYMLLVLAHFLYSLYLAIRSTCIVVYRWFTESWYRTAEFDVLVHTLAKTSKTPRHLVIVLGLYDESVLDCVRIIGWCITLDIPYISFFDRDGFLKKNEVNLKEEFARKRPDLVEHIIWNSHAKAPSQNRTIGSKSKINVSLLSNVDSKGKIVTLAQSLGKAISSGDLDPKEITDELITEKLQIKEMPDPDLALIYGYTYSTHGILPWHTRTTEFLMLPMYVNVSVKDFIYLLERYNKCIQRYGK from the exons ATGAACGCGCTTCTATACATGCTGTTAGTGCTTGCACATTTCTTATATAGCCTATATTTGGCGATTCGCAGCACGTGCATTGTGGTGTACCGGTGGTTCACAGAGTCCTGGTACAGAACGGCGGAATTCGACGTGCTCGTCCACACGCTCGCGAAAACGAGCAAGACACCTAGGCACCTGGTGATCGTACTCGGACTGTACGACGAGTCCGTCCTGGATTGTGTGCGTATAATTGGATGGTGCATTACACTTGATATACCTTACATCAGCTTCTTCGATCGTGACG GTTTCTTGAAGAAGAATGAAGTTAATCTTAAAGAGGAATTTGCGAGGAAACGGCCTGATCTAGTAGAGCATATTATTTGGAATTCACACGCAAAAGCACCTAGTCAAAATAGAACAATTG GAAGCaagtcgaaaataaatgtatCGTTACTGTCAAACGTAGACAGCAAAGGAAAAATAGTGACGTTGGCGCAGTCGCTGGGAAAAGCCATATCTTCGGGGGACCTCGACCCAAAAGAAATTACGGATGAACTAATCactgaaaaattacaaataaaagagATGCCCGATCCCGATCTCGCTTTAATATATGGTTATACTTATTCTACACATGGTATTCTACCATGGCACACGAGAACAACAGAATTTTT AATGCTGCCGATGTACGTTAATGTCTCGGTGaaagatttcatatatttattagagAGGTATAACAAATGTATACAACGGTATGGTAAATAG
- the LOC105193762 gene encoding brahma-associated protein of 60 kDa isoform X1, with protein sequence MAQRFPVPNAGSNGPPPQRYPSPSVPPNLRQYSGPNFPMQQRSGFTPPPQMGNAGPGPGGIMRPNQPYSNMRQGPMPTPPVGKRSADQRIPMSQQKPYHFWNSDFSHSTSKKKKKLADKILPQKVRDLVPESQAYMDLLAFERKLDATIMRKRLDIQEALKRPMKQKRKLRIFISNTFYPAKEAGEGEEGSVASWELRVEGRLLDDTKNDPNKVKRKFSSFFKSLVIELDKDLYGPDNHLVEWHRTLTTQETDGFQVKRPGDKNVRCTILLLLDYQPLQFKLDPRLARLLGVHTQTRPVIISALWQYIKTHKLQDSHEREFINCDKYLEQIFACPRMKFAEIPQRLNPLLHPPDPIVINHVISVEGTETKQTACYDIDVEVDDTLKTQMNNFLLSTASQQEIQSLDNKIHETVETINQLKTNREFFLSFAKDPQQFINKWIISQTRDLKTMTDVVGNPEEERRAEFYYQPWAQEAVCRYFYTKVQQKRAELEQALGIRNS encoded by the exons ATGGCCCAGAGATTTCCTGTGCCAAATGCAGGAAGCAATGGACCACCTCCGCAGCGATATCCATCACCATCGGTACCACCGAATTTGCGTCAATATTCTGGTCCAAATTTCCcg ATGCAGCAGAGATCTGGATTTACTCCGCCACCGCAGATGGGTAACGCTGGGCCTGGCCCCGGCGGAATAATGCGACCAAACCAACCTTACTCGAATATGCGCCAAGGTCCAATGCCTACGCCGCCCGTTGGAAAGAGGAGCGCGGATCAACGTATTCCTATGTCGCAACAAAAACC GTATCATTTTTGGAACAGTGATTTTTCACATTCCacatcaaagaaaaagaagaagttgGCAGACAAAATATTGCCACAGAAAGTGCGCGACTTGGTACCGGAGTCACAGGCTTACATGGACCTGCTAGCGTTCGAAAGAAAGTTGGACGCGACTATAATGCGAAAACGCCTCGATATTCAAGAGGCTCTGAAACGTCCGATGAAGCAAAAGCGAAAATTGCGTATTTTTATCTCGAATACATTTTATCCGGCTAAAGAGGCGGGCGAGGGAGAGGAAGGATCTGTAGCGTCCTGGGAACTTAGAGTCGAGGGACGTCTTTTGGACGATACTAAAAATGATCCCAATAAG gTAAAACGAAAGTTCTCGTCTTTCTTCAAAAGTTTGGTAATTGAATTGGATAAAGATCTGTATGGCCCTGACAATCATTTGGTCGAGTGGCATCGTACGTTGACTACGCAGGAAACGGATGGATTTCAAGTTAAAAGACCAGGCGACAAGAACGTTCGCTGTACAATCCTTCTTCTTCTCGATTATCAGCCGCTACAG TTTAAATTGGACCCAAGATTAGCGCGATTATTAGGTGTGCACACGCAGACACGACCCGTCATAATATCCGCACTCTGGCAGTATATAAAAACGCATAAGCTCCAAGACAGTCACGAGAGAGAGTTTATCAACTGTGATAAATATTTGGAACAGATATTTGCTTGCCCGCGAATGAAATTCGCCGAAATACCGCAACGACTAAATCCATTGTTGCATCCACCTGATCCCATTGTGATAAATCATGTTATAAGCGTGGAAG GTACAGAAACGAAGCAGACCGCGTGCTATGACATCGACGTGGAAGTGGACGATACATTGAAGACGCAAATGAACAATTTCTTGTTGTCAACAGCGAGCCAGCAGGAGATTCAGAGTCTGGACAACAAAATTCACGAAACCGTCGAGACGATTAATCAATTGAAGACCAATCGCGAATTTTTCCTAAGTTTCGCCAAGGATCCGCAACAATTTATCAACAAATGGATCATCTCTCAGACTAGAGATTTAAAGACCATGACCGACGTCGTCGGCAACCCGGAAGAAGAACGGAGAGCTGAATTTTATTATCAGCCCTGGGCACAGGAGGCCGTGTGTCGTTATTTTTACACGAAAGTGCAGCAAAAACGAGCAGAGTTGGAACAAGCGCTGGGTATCAGGAACTCGTAA
- the LOC105193762 gene encoding brahma-associated protein of 60 kDa isoform X2: MAQRFPVPNAGSNGPPPQRYPSPSVPPNLRQYSGPNFPMQQRSGFTPPPQMGNAGPGPGGIMRPNQPYSNMRQGPMPTPPVGKRSADQRIPMSQQKPDFSHSTSKKKKKLADKILPQKVRDLVPESQAYMDLLAFERKLDATIMRKRLDIQEALKRPMKQKRKLRIFISNTFYPAKEAGEGEEGSVASWELRVEGRLLDDTKNDPNKVKRKFSSFFKSLVIELDKDLYGPDNHLVEWHRTLTTQETDGFQVKRPGDKNVRCTILLLLDYQPLQFKLDPRLARLLGVHTQTRPVIISALWQYIKTHKLQDSHEREFINCDKYLEQIFACPRMKFAEIPQRLNPLLHPPDPIVINHVISVEGTETKQTACYDIDVEVDDTLKTQMNNFLLSTASQQEIQSLDNKIHETVETINQLKTNREFFLSFAKDPQQFINKWIISQTRDLKTMTDVVGNPEEERRAEFYYQPWAQEAVCRYFYTKVQQKRAELEQALGIRNS, translated from the exons ATGGCCCAGAGATTTCCTGTGCCAAATGCAGGAAGCAATGGACCACCTCCGCAGCGATATCCATCACCATCGGTACCACCGAATTTGCGTCAATATTCTGGTCCAAATTTCCcg ATGCAGCAGAGATCTGGATTTACTCCGCCACCGCAGATGGGTAACGCTGGGCCTGGCCCCGGCGGAATAATGCGACCAAACCAACCTTACTCGAATATGCGCCAAGGTCCAATGCCTACGCCGCCCGTTGGAAAGAGGAGCGCGGATCAACGTATTCCTATGTCGCAACAAAAACC TGATTTTTCACATTCCacatcaaagaaaaagaagaagttgGCAGACAAAATATTGCCACAGAAAGTGCGCGACTTGGTACCGGAGTCACAGGCTTACATGGACCTGCTAGCGTTCGAAAGAAAGTTGGACGCGACTATAATGCGAAAACGCCTCGATATTCAAGAGGCTCTGAAACGTCCGATGAAGCAAAAGCGAAAATTGCGTATTTTTATCTCGAATACATTTTATCCGGCTAAAGAGGCGGGCGAGGGAGAGGAAGGATCTGTAGCGTCCTGGGAACTTAGAGTCGAGGGACGTCTTTTGGACGATACTAAAAATGATCCCAATAAG gTAAAACGAAAGTTCTCGTCTTTCTTCAAAAGTTTGGTAATTGAATTGGATAAAGATCTGTATGGCCCTGACAATCATTTGGTCGAGTGGCATCGTACGTTGACTACGCAGGAAACGGATGGATTTCAAGTTAAAAGACCAGGCGACAAGAACGTTCGCTGTACAATCCTTCTTCTTCTCGATTATCAGCCGCTACAG TTTAAATTGGACCCAAGATTAGCGCGATTATTAGGTGTGCACACGCAGACACGACCCGTCATAATATCCGCACTCTGGCAGTATATAAAAACGCATAAGCTCCAAGACAGTCACGAGAGAGAGTTTATCAACTGTGATAAATATTTGGAACAGATATTTGCTTGCCCGCGAATGAAATTCGCCGAAATACCGCAACGACTAAATCCATTGTTGCATCCACCTGATCCCATTGTGATAAATCATGTTATAAGCGTGGAAG GTACAGAAACGAAGCAGACCGCGTGCTATGACATCGACGTGGAAGTGGACGATACATTGAAGACGCAAATGAACAATTTCTTGTTGTCAACAGCGAGCCAGCAGGAGATTCAGAGTCTGGACAACAAAATTCACGAAACCGTCGAGACGATTAATCAATTGAAGACCAATCGCGAATTTTTCCTAAGTTTCGCCAAGGATCCGCAACAATTTATCAACAAATGGATCATCTCTCAGACTAGAGATTTAAAGACCATGACCGACGTCGTCGGCAACCCGGAAGAAGAACGGAGAGCTGAATTTTATTATCAGCCCTGGGCACAGGAGGCCGTGTGTCGTTATTTTTACACGAAAGTGCAGCAAAAACGAGCAGAGTTGGAACAAGCGCTGGGTATCAGGAACTCGTAA
- the LOC105193766 gene encoding ATP synthase subunit g, mitochondrial, which yields MARLVTKSTELVKLGINHTKPVLQVWLQYAKVELTPPSLKDIPAIRSGFSKLIHSARTGRYRDVTVREGIINTLVAAEIYCWFFVGECIGKRHIVGYDV from the exons ATGGCACGGCTCGTTACAAAATCCACCGAATTGGTAAAAC TTGGTATTAATCACACAAAGCCTGTGCTGCAAGTATGGCTGCAGTACGCCAAAGTTGAATTGACGCCACCTAGTCTAAAGGATATTCCTGCGATTCGTAGCGGATTTTCAAAGTTGATTCACTCTGCACGGACTGGCCGCTATCGTGATGTTACTGTGCGCGAGGGTATCATAAATACTCTAGTGGCTGCTGAAATATATTGCTGGTTCTTTGTTGGCGAATGTATCGGAAAGCGGCATATTGTCGGATATGATGtttaa